Proteins encoded together in one Solanum lycopersicum chromosome 7, SLM_r2.1 window:
- the LOC101265043 gene encoding putative glucose-6-phosphate 1-epimerase, with protein MMTSSTSEKPLVELTKGANGLEKVILREIRGSSAEVYLYGGQVTSWKNDQREELLFVSSKAIFKPPKAIRGGIPICFPQFANRGPLESHGFARNRFWSIDKDPPPFPAATSSRAFVDLILKPSEEDLKIWPHSFEYRLRVALSPAGDLMLTSRIRNTNTDGKPFAFTFAYHTYFSVSDISEVRVEGLETLDYLENKERFTEQGDAITFESEVDKIYLSTPTKIAILDHEKKRTFVIRKDGLPDAVVWNPWDKRAKAIADFGDDEYKHMLCVEAAAVEKPITLKPGEEWRGRQELSAVPSSYCSGQLDPKRVLLGS; from the exons ATGATGACGTCTTCTACTAGTGAGAAACCATTAGTGGAGTTGACGAAGGGCGCTAATGGCCTTGAAAAAGTGATTCTCCGGGAGATTCGTGGCAGTTCTGCCGAG GTGTATCTCTATGGTGGTCAGGTGACGTCTTGGAAGAATGATCAGAGAGAGGAATTGCTCTTTGTTAGTAGCAAG GCCATTTTTAAGCCTCCAAAAGCAATTCGTGGGGGTATTCCTATATGTTTCCCACAG TTCGCAAATCGTGGCCCTCTTGAGTCGCATGGATTTGCCCGAAACAGGTTTTGGAGCATTGACAAAGACCCCCCTCCATTTCCAGCAGCTACTTCTTCTAGGGCTTTTGTTGACTTGATACTGAAACCGTCTGAGGAGGACTTGAAAATTTGGCCTCACAG TTTTGAGTATCGGCTGCGGGTAGCTTTGAGTCCTGCTGGAGATTTGATGTTGACATCTCGTATTAGAAACACCAACACTGATGGAAAGCCTTTCGCATTTACATTTGCATATCACACCTACTTCTCTGTTTCAGACATCAG TGAAGTCCGCGTGGAGGGCCTTGAGACACTTGATTATCTTGAGAATAAGGAGAGATTCACTGAGCAAGGCGATGCAATTACTTTTGAGTCTGAA GTGGACAAAATATATCTCAGTACCCCCACAAAAATTGCGATCCTGGATCATGAAAAGAAACGGACATTTGTTATTCGAAAGGATGGGTTGCCAGATGCAG TTGTGTGGAACCCTTGGGACAAGAGAGCAAAGGCCATAGCTGATTTTGGAGATGATGAATACAAGCACATGCTGTGTGTTGAGGCTGCTGCAGTGGAAAAGCCTATCACTTTGAAACCTGGTGAAGAGTGGAGAGGAAGACAGGAACTTTCTGCTGTTCCTTCAAGTTACTGCAGTGGCCAGCTTGACCCAAAGAGAGTTCTTCTTGGCAGCTGA